One stretch of Paenibacillus sp. AN1007 DNA includes these proteins:
- the sucC gene encoding ADP-forming succinate--CoA ligase subunit beta gives MNIHEYQGKEVLKQYGVTVPNGKVAYTVDEAVAAAEALGSPVTVVKAQIHAGGRGKAGGVKVAKSTEEVRAYASEILGKVLVTHQTGPEGKEVKRLLIEEGCDIRKEYYVGVVVDRATGRVVMMASEEGGTEIEEVAEATPEKIFKEIVDPAIGLQVFQARKLAYSINIPNELVNKAVKFMLALYKAFVEKDCSIAEINPLVVTGDGNVIALDAKLNFDSNALFRHKDIQELRDLDEEDEKEIEASKYDLSYIALDGNIGCMVNGAGLAMATMDIIKYYGGDPANFLDVGGGATTEKVTEAFKIILSDAKVAGIFVNIFGGIMRCDVIANGVVEAAKQLGLTKPLVVRLEGTNVELGKRILGESGLNIVPADSMADGAQKIVALVK, from the coding sequence ATGAATATCCATGAATATCAAGGAAAAGAAGTACTGAAACAGTATGGAGTTACCGTTCCTAATGGGAAGGTTGCTTATACAGTCGATGAAGCGGTTGCGGCCGCAGAGGCACTGGGCAGTCCGGTGACTGTAGTTAAAGCGCAAATTCACGCAGGAGGCCGGGGTAAAGCCGGCGGTGTGAAAGTAGCAAAGAGCACAGAGGAAGTTCGTGCCTATGCCTCCGAAATTTTGGGCAAAGTATTAGTGACCCATCAGACAGGACCAGAAGGTAAAGAAGTGAAACGTCTTCTGATTGAAGAAGGATGCGATATCCGCAAAGAGTATTATGTGGGTGTAGTTGTGGATCGTGCCACAGGCCGTGTGGTTATGATGGCTTCCGAAGAAGGCGGTACAGAGATCGAAGAAGTCGCTGAAGCAACACCTGAGAAAATTTTTAAAGAGATTGTTGACCCTGCAATCGGGCTTCAAGTGTTCCAGGCACGCAAGCTGGCTTACAGCATTAATATTCCGAATGAACTCGTGAACAAAGCTGTGAAGTTCATGCTCGCCTTGTACAAGGCATTTGTCGAAAAAGATTGCTCTATCGCCGAGATCAACCCGCTGGTTGTTACCGGAGATGGAAACGTTATCGCGCTGGATGCGAAGCTGAATTTCGACTCCAATGCACTCTTCCGTCACAAGGATATTCAAGAACTGCGTGACCTGGATGAGGAAGATGAAAAAGAAATCGAAGCTTCCAAATACGACCTCAGCTACATAGCGCTTGACGGCAACATTGGCTGTATGGTTAACGGTGCGGGACTTGCGATGGCAACGATGGACATCATTAAATATTACGGTGGAGACCCGGCTAACTTCCTTGATGTTGGGGGCGGTGCAACAACAGAGAAAGTTACGGAAGCATTCAAGATCATTCTGTCTGATGCCAAAGTAGCCGGAATCTTTGTTAACATCTTCGGTGGGATCATGCGTTGTGATGTCATTGCCAACGGTGTTGTTGAAGCAGCGAAGCAGCTTGGCCTGACCAAACCGCTGGTTGTTCGTCTTGAAGGAACTAACGTGGAACTGGGTAAACGCATTTTGGGCGAATCCGGCCTGAATATCGTTCCTGCGGATTCCATGGCCGATGGAGCACAGAAAATTGTGGCCCTCGTAAAATAA
- a CDS encoding MarR family transcriptional regulator, translated as MQTDRLKLDNQLCFAIYACSREITKLYQPYLEVLGVTYSQYLVLMVLWERQECTVKEIGEALYLDSGTLTPLLKRLQAAGFIHRERSAQDERKVMITLTESGRELKNKALSIPDAIQGDACLNSTEFEALLGQFKGLLAKVHETNLNTAKK; from the coding sequence ATGCAAACAGATCGATTAAAGCTGGATAATCAATTATGCTTCGCCATATACGCTTGTTCACGTGAAATTACAAAGTTGTATCAACCCTACTTGGAAGTTCTTGGTGTAACGTACTCTCAATACCTGGTTCTCATGGTATTGTGGGAGCGACAAGAATGTACGGTTAAGGAGATCGGAGAGGCACTGTACCTTGATTCAGGTACCCTGACTCCGCTGCTGAAACGTTTGCAGGCAGCCGGGTTTATTCATCGGGAGCGTTCTGCACAAGACGAGCGTAAAGTGATGATTACACTGACTGAGTCGGGACGCGAGCTCAAAAATAAAGCATTATCTATACCTGATGCCATTCAGGGAGATGCCTGCTTGAACAGTACAGAGTTTGAAGCACTGCTTGGTCAATTCAAAGGTCTACTGGCAAAGGTTCACGAAACGAATCTAAACACTGCTAAAAAATAA
- the sucD gene encoding succinate--CoA ligase subunit alpha: MSILIDKNTKVITQGITGSTGMFHTKGALDYGTQMVGGVTPGKGGTNVDITLEDGSVVSLPVFNTVQEAKEATGATASVIYVPPAFAADSIMEAVDAELDLVICITEGIPVLDMVKVDRFMDGKNTVLIGPNCPGVITPGECKIGIMPGYIHMPGHVGVVSRSGTLTYEAVHQLTTRGIGQSSAVGIGGDPVKGSEFIDILKRFNEDPQTHAVIMIGEIGGTAEEDAAEWVAANMTKPVVGFIGGVTAPPGKRMGHAGAIISGGKGTAKEKIAKLESCGIKVAPTPAEMGSTLVSVLEERGILNLCTTH, from the coding sequence GTGAGTATTTTGATTGATAAAAATACAAAAGTCATTACGCAAGGCATTACGGGTTCAACGGGAATGTTCCACACGAAGGGCGCATTGGACTACGGAACCCAGATGGTAGGCGGTGTTACGCCAGGTAAAGGCGGAACCAATGTTGACATCACGCTGGAAGACGGCTCAGTCGTCAGCCTGCCGGTATTCAACACGGTGCAGGAAGCGAAGGAAGCGACTGGCGCAACAGCGAGCGTCATCTATGTTCCTCCTGCATTCGCTGCAGATTCCATCATGGAAGCTGTCGATGCAGAGCTGGATCTTGTTATCTGTATTACGGAAGGTATCCCTGTTCTTGATATGGTCAAAGTAGACCGTTTCATGGACGGCAAAAATACGGTTTTGATCGGTCCTAACTGTCCAGGTGTTATCACACCGGGAGAATGTAAGATCGGTATTATGCCTGGATACATTCATATGCCAGGACATGTCGGCGTTGTTTCCCGCAGCGGAACACTGACGTATGAGGCTGTTCATCAGCTCACAACACGCGGCATTGGTCAATCTTCTGCTGTAGGGATTGGGGGAGACCCGGTTAAAGGCTCCGAGTTTATCGATATCCTGAAACGCTTCAATGAAGATCCACAGACGCACGCCGTGATCATGATCGGTGAGATCGGTGGTACTGCGGAAGAGGATGCAGCAGAATGGGTGGCAGCTAACATGACTAAACCGGTGGTAGGTTTCATCGGCGGAGTTACGGCGCCTCCAGGCAAACGTATGGGTCATGCGGGTGCGATTATCTCTGGCGGTAAAGGTACTGCCAAAGAGAAAATTGCGAAGCTTGAATCTTGCGGTATCAAAGTTGCTCCAACACCGGCCGAAATGGGCTCTACTTTGGTAAGCGTGCTTGAAGAACGCGGTATTTTGAATTTGTGCACAACGCATTAA
- the flgB gene encoding flagellar basal body rod protein FlgB, giving the protein MNLLNDISFKRLQGALDASNIRQRTIADNIANADTPYFKRSDVSFEEMLQGQMNGDQPVLKGKVTDPRHFVIGPSSSVPTPVVNMDQSTSMNNNQNNVDIDREMSLLADNQLRYSAYIQQVNEQIKMMRVGVEGR; this is encoded by the coding sequence GTGAATCTTTTGAATGATATCAGCTTTAAAAGATTACAAGGTGCACTCGATGCGTCGAACATCAGACAACGAACGATAGCGGACAACATTGCGAATGCCGATACCCCGTATTTTAAGCGCTCGGACGTTTCTTTCGAAGAAATGTTACAGGGACAGATGAACGGTGATCAGCCTGTTCTTAAAGGCAAAGTAACGGATCCAAGGCATTTTGTCATAGGTCCTTCCTCTTCTGTACCGACACCAGTAGTTAATATGGACCAGTCCACTTCCATGAATAACAACCAGAATAATGTGGACATCGATAGAGAGATGAGCCTTCTGGCGGATAATCAATTGCGTTACAGTGCTTATATCCAGCAAGTGAACGAACAGATCAAAATGATGCGAGTTGGCGTAGAAGGGAGATAA
- the hslV gene encoding ATP-dependent protease subunit HslV: protein MDMSFHATTICAVRHNGKAAIAGDGQVTMGQSVVMKNTAKKVRRLYRGQVVAGFAGSVADAITLFEKFEGKLEEHHGNLQRAAVELAKDWRQDRILRKLEALLIVMDKTGMLLISGGGEIIEPDDDIIAIGSGGNFALSAARALKRHAVQMEAKDIARESLQVASELCVYTNSNIIVEEL, encoded by the coding sequence ATGGATATGTCATTTCATGCTACAACGATCTGTGCTGTTCGTCATAATGGCAAGGCAGCTATTGCTGGTGATGGTCAGGTAACGATGGGACAGAGCGTTGTAATGAAGAATACAGCCAAAAAAGTAAGACGTTTGTATCGTGGACAGGTTGTTGCCGGATTTGCAGGTTCTGTAGCTGATGCGATCACACTGTTTGAAAAATTCGAAGGTAAGCTGGAAGAGCATCATGGCAATTTGCAGCGGGCTGCGGTAGAGCTGGCCAAAGACTGGCGGCAGGACCGCATTTTGCGCAAACTCGAGGCTCTTCTCATTGTAATGGATAAAACGGGCATGCTTCTTATTTCAGGCGGCGGGGAAATTATTGAGCCCGATGATGATATTATTGCCATCGGTTCAGGTGGTAATTTTGCCTTGTCTGCTGCGCGGGCACTGAAACGCCACGCTGTACAAATGGAAGCTAAAGACATCGCGCGCGAATCTCTTCAAGTTGCCTCGGAGCTGTGTGTATATACAAATAGTAATATTATCGTGGAAGAGTTGTAA
- the topA gene encoding type I DNA topoisomerase translates to MADALVIVESPSKAKTIGKYLGSKFIVKASMGHVRDLPKSQIGVEVENDFNPKYITIRGKGSVLKELKDARKKVKKVYLAADPDREGEAIAWHLAHALELDDTADCRVVFNEITKQAVKDAFKTPRKINMDLVNAQQARRILDRLVGYKISPLLWKKVKKGLSAGRVQSVAVKIILDRENEIDEFEPEEYWSITAKLSADGNPFEAKFHKLNGTKTELGSEAEVQAILKQIEGADFTIKEVKEKERTRNPSAPFTTSSLQQEAARKLNFRASKTMSVAQQLYEGVDLGKEGTVGLITYMRTDSTRIAASAQEEAKEYIIGKYGETYAPESPRNYSKKASNAQDAHEAIRPTSILREPDSIKSFMSRDQFRLYKLIWERFVASQMSSAILDTLSVDIAAGDTIFRAAGSKVRFHGFMKVYVEGNDDGTTEEDRLLPPLKSGDVLEKQEIEPKQHFTQPPPRYTEARLVKTLEELGIGRPSTYAPTLETIQKRGYVAIEEKKFMPTELGELVIEQMEEFFPEILNVEFTANMEGDLDHVEEGSEDWVKVLAEFYESFEKRLEFAEEEMKEIEIEDEVSDEICEKCGKPLVYKLGRFGKFLACSGFPDCRNTKPIIKDIGVTCPKCKEGHVVERRSKKGRIFYGCDKYPECDFVSWDKPSAKPCPSCGSLMIEKRNKKGTRLQCTSCDHQEPVEEPEDESTD, encoded by the coding sequence ATGGCGGATGCACTCGTAATCGTGGAGTCGCCCTCAAAGGCAAAGACCATTGGCAAATATTTAGGCAGCAAGTTCATCGTGAAAGCTTCGATGGGACATGTGCGCGATTTGCCAAAGAGTCAGATCGGCGTTGAGGTTGAGAACGATTTTAATCCGAAATATATTACGATCCGCGGTAAAGGTTCAGTATTGAAAGAACTTAAGGATGCACGCAAGAAAGTGAAAAAAGTGTATCTCGCAGCTGACCCGGATCGTGAGGGTGAAGCCATTGCCTGGCATTTAGCGCATGCGCTTGAACTGGATGATACAGCAGATTGCCGGGTTGTATTCAATGAAATCACGAAACAGGCGGTTAAAGATGCTTTCAAAACGCCGCGTAAAATTAATATGGATCTGGTCAATGCTCAGCAAGCAAGACGTATTTTGGATCGGCTCGTTGGATACAAGATCAGTCCGTTATTATGGAAGAAAGTAAAGAAGGGTTTGTCTGCGGGGAGGGTTCAGTCCGTAGCAGTCAAAATTATTCTGGATCGTGAAAATGAAATCGATGAATTCGAACCGGAAGAGTACTGGAGCATTACGGCCAAGCTTAGTGCAGATGGAAACCCGTTTGAAGCGAAATTTCATAAGTTGAACGGTACCAAAACAGAACTTGGCAGCGAAGCGGAAGTGCAGGCGATTCTAAAACAGATCGAAGGCGCGGACTTTACGATTAAGGAAGTTAAAGAGAAGGAACGTACTCGCAACCCTTCTGCGCCGTTTACGACAAGTTCACTGCAGCAGGAAGCGGCACGTAAACTTAATTTCCGGGCTTCCAAAACGATGTCGGTTGCACAGCAGCTGTATGAAGGTGTGGACCTTGGAAAAGAAGGTACAGTCGGTCTGATCACCTATATGCGTACAGACTCGACACGTATCGCAGCTTCCGCTCAAGAAGAAGCCAAAGAATACATCATCGGCAAATATGGCGAAACGTATGCACCGGAGAGTCCGCGGAATTATTCCAAGAAGGCTTCCAACGCTCAGGATGCACATGAAGCGATCAGACCAACCTCGATCCTGCGTGAACCGGATTCGATTAAATCATTCATGAGCCGAGATCAATTCCGTTTATACAAACTGATTTGGGAACGTTTTGTAGCAAGCCAGATGTCTTCAGCTATTCTGGATACACTTTCGGTGGACATAGCTGCTGGAGATACGATTTTCCGTGCGGCAGGTTCGAAAGTACGTTTCCATGGATTTATGAAAGTTTATGTTGAAGGCAATGACGATGGTACGACTGAAGAAGATCGTTTACTGCCTCCGCTGAAGAGCGGAGATGTGCTTGAGAAACAGGAGATTGAGCCGAAACAGCACTTTACGCAGCCGCCGCCGCGTTATACGGAAGCACGTCTTGTCAAAACGTTGGAAGAACTGGGCATAGGTAGACCGAGTACATATGCGCCAACACTGGAGACGATCCAGAAGCGCGGATATGTGGCGATTGAAGAAAAGAAATTTATGCCTACAGAACTCGGAGAACTGGTCATCGAACAGATGGAAGAGTTTTTCCCGGAAATTCTGAATGTTGAATTTACTGCTAACATGGAAGGTGACCTCGACCATGTGGAGGAAGGCTCGGAAGACTGGGTTAAAGTTCTGGCTGAATTCTATGAATCTTTCGAGAAGCGGCTGGAGTTTGCCGAAGAAGAAATGAAAGAGATCGAGATTGAAGATGAGGTTTCGGACGAGATTTGCGAGAAATGCGGCAAACCGCTCGTATACAAACTCGGCCGTTTTGGAAAGTTCCTCGCATGTTCAGGATTCCCTGATTGCCGTAATACAAAACCGATCATCAAAGATATCGGCGTCACTTGTCCAAAGTGTAAGGAAGGGCATGTCGTGGAGCGCCGCAGTAAAAAAGGACGTATATTCTATGGCTGTGACAAATATCCGGAATGTGATTTTGTATCCTGGGATAAACCTTCAGCGAAGCCCTGCCCTAGCTGCGGATCTTTAATGATTGAGAAGCGAAATAAAAAAGGAACAAGACTGCAGTGTACTTCATGTGATCATCAGGAGCCGGTGGAAGAGCCGGAAGATGAATCAACGGATTAG
- the dprA gene encoding DNA-processing protein DprA, with amino-acid sequence MEERWILFGLHEMEGIGKKSISKLMAAQSSLQELLYYKEADWMAAGLRKDQAARLARGFDTSWIESRREQVYNRGIEVITYLDSNYPILMKETVQPPWIMYARGDSRLLHQPSIAMVGTRMPTVYGRKVGEKLAEQLSNAGLTIVSGLARGIDRVCHEAVIRTGGKTIAVFGTGIDHVYPSENTSLAEQIAETGLLLSEYPLGTRARQGLFPERNRIIAGLTLGTLVVEADIRSGSLITADAALEAGRDVFAVPGPITSPKSRGAHNLIRQGAKLVTCAADLLEEYRLDLPNAEQLPYNRGRSAETAGSAEPGLFPDIKLSSDEQHIIVLLEQEEQSLDQLIDRLGWDFGHLHSVLLSLIIKKQISQLPGTKYARV; translated from the coding sequence ATGGAAGAACGTTGGATTTTGTTTGGACTGCATGAGATGGAAGGGATCGGAAAGAAGAGTATTTCGAAATTAATGGCAGCGCAGTCCTCACTGCAGGAGCTTCTGTATTATAAGGAAGCAGATTGGATGGCGGCGGGACTCAGAAAAGATCAGGCAGCTCGTTTGGCGAGAGGTTTTGATACCAGCTGGATTGAGAGCAGAAGAGAACAGGTTTATAATCGCGGCATTGAGGTTATTACTTATCTGGATTCGAATTATCCTATATTAATGAAGGAAACCGTTCAGCCGCCCTGGATTATGTATGCTCGGGGAGATAGTCGTTTATTACATCAGCCTTCGATTGCTATGGTGGGGACACGGATGCCTACAGTATATGGACGTAAGGTTGGTGAAAAACTTGCTGAGCAATTGAGCAATGCCGGGTTAACCATTGTAAGTGGACTCGCCAGGGGCATAGATCGCGTCTGTCATGAAGCCGTAATCCGGACAGGTGGGAAGACGATTGCCGTTTTTGGCACAGGCATTGATCATGTGTATCCATCTGAAAATACAAGCCTTGCAGAACAGATTGCTGAAACGGGTCTTCTTTTGTCGGAATATCCATTGGGAACTAGAGCACGTCAAGGTCTTTTTCCCGAGCGAAACCGGATTATTGCGGGATTAACACTCGGTACGCTTGTCGTGGAAGCAGATATACGAAGTGGTTCACTTATTACTGCAGATGCAGCACTGGAAGCAGGCAGGGATGTATTTGCAGTTCCGGGGCCGATTACGTCTCCAAAAAGTCGCGGGGCCCATAATTTGATTCGCCAAGGGGCGAAATTGGTCACTTGTGCAGCTGATTTATTGGAAGAGTATCGTTTGGACTTGCCAAATGCAGAACAACTTCCTTACAATAGAGGACGTTCGGCAGAAACAGCAGGATCTGCAGAGCCAGGTTTGTTTCCGGATATAAAGCTCTCTTCAGATGAACAGCATATTATCGTTTTACTTGAGCAGGAAGAGCAATCTTTGGATCAGCTGATTGACCGTTTAGGTTGGGATTTTGGACATTTACATTCAGTTCTGTTATCTTTAATCATAAAAAAGCAGATTAGCCAATTACCAGGAACCAAGTATGCGAGGGTATGA
- the flgC gene encoding flagellar basal body rod protein FlgC yields MNISSSFGISASALTAQRLRMDVISSNIANAETTRASMSNGVAVPYKRKMVVLEPNKTSFGTMLQNQMRGGGSGDGVRVTEIREDQSPLKPVYDPTHPDANAEGYVFMPNVDIAKEMVDMISASRSYEANVTALNSTKAMISKALEIGRA; encoded by the coding sequence TTGAATATTAGCAGCAGTTTTGGAATCAGTGCTTCGGCTCTAACTGCGCAGCGTTTGAGGATGGACGTGATTTCTTCCAACATTGCCAATGCAGAGACTACACGCGCGAGCATGTCAAACGGGGTTGCAGTTCCGTACAAAAGGAAAATGGTGGTGCTTGAACCGAACAAAACGTCCTTTGGTACGATGCTGCAGAACCAGATGCGGGGCGGTGGCTCAGGTGATGGTGTCAGAGTAACCGAAATTCGAGAGGATCAGTCACCACTCAAACCGGTCTATGATCCAACACACCCTGATGCGAACGCAGAAGGTTATGTGTTTATGCCTAATGTGGATATTGCAAAAGAGATGGTCGATATGATCTCCGCTTCGCGTTCCTATGAGGCTAACGTAACTGCACTGAATTCAACCAAAGCCATGATTTCTAAAGCATTGGAGATTGGAAGAGCTTAA
- the trmFO gene encoding FADH(2)-oxidizing methylenetetrahydrofolate--tRNA-(uracil(54)-C(5))-methyltransferase TrmFO, with translation MTSEQQVTVIGAGLAGSEAAWQIASRGVRVKLVEMRPVVKTPAHHTDKFAELVCSNSLRANGLANAVGVLKEEMRMLNSLVLGAADRHAVPAGGALAVDRDGFSGEITSTLHQHPLIEVVNEELTSLPEDGIVVVATGPLTSPALSEQIKALMGEEYFYFYDAAAPIIEKDSIDMNKVYLASRYDKGEAAYLNCPMTEEEFDVFYEALITAEVAQLKEFEKEIYFEGCMPIEVMMKRGKQTALFGPMKPVGLVNPHTGELPHAVVQLRQDNAAGTLYNLVGFQTHLKWGEQKRVFSLIPGLENAEFVRYGVMHRNTFINSPKLLRPTYQFKERPNLFFAGQMTGVEGYVESAASGLIAGMNAAKAALGQELVVLPVETTLGSMAQYITTADFKHFQPMNANFGLLPKLETKIRNKKEKNEALANRALDGIAKFAASEGLTVPERV, from the coding sequence TTGACAAGTGAACAACAAGTAACGGTTATTGGTGCAGGACTGGCTGGGTCTGAAGCGGCGTGGCAGATCGCCAGCCGCGGTGTACGGGTGAAATTAGTTGAAATGAGACCGGTTGTTAAAACGCCGGCTCATCATACGGATAAATTTGCGGAACTCGTCTGCAGCAACTCACTTCGTGCCAATGGACTGGCCAATGCTGTAGGTGTTTTGAAAGAAGAAATGAGAATGCTGAATTCGCTCGTTCTCGGTGCGGCTGATCGGCATGCTGTTCCTGCGGGCGGAGCTTTGGCTGTTGACCGGGACGGATTCTCTGGCGAGATCACATCGACACTGCATCAGCATCCACTGATTGAAGTGGTGAACGAGGAACTTACTTCATTGCCAGAGGATGGCATCGTAGTTGTAGCAACCGGTCCGCTCACTTCACCAGCATTGTCCGAGCAGATCAAGGCGTTGATGGGTGAGGAATATTTCTATTTTTATGATGCAGCCGCACCGATTATTGAAAAAGATTCCATTGATATGAATAAAGTATATCTTGCATCTCGTTATGATAAAGGGGAAGCAGCCTATCTGAACTGCCCGATGACCGAAGAAGAGTTTGATGTTTTCTATGAAGCTCTGATTACAGCCGAGGTTGCTCAGCTCAAAGAATTTGAGAAAGAAATCTATTTCGAAGGCTGCATGCCGATTGAAGTGATGATGAAACGTGGTAAACAAACGGCATTGTTCGGTCCAATGAAGCCGGTAGGTTTGGTTAATCCACATACAGGAGAACTCCCGCACGCGGTAGTGCAGCTTAGACAGGACAATGCAGCGGGAACGCTGTATAACCTGGTTGGGTTCCAAACCCATCTGAAATGGGGAGAGCAGAAACGTGTCTTCTCTCTAATCCCTGGACTTGAGAATGCCGAGTTTGTGCGTTACGGTGTTATGCACCGGAATACATTTATTAACTCGCCAAAGCTGCTTCGTCCGACTTACCAGTTTAAAGAGCGTCCAAACCTGTTCTTTGCCGGTCAGATGACAGGGGTGGAAGGGTACGTTGAGTCTGCAGCATCTGGTCTGATTGCTGGCATGAATGCGGCCAAAGCAGCACTGGGACAGGAACTGGTTGTACTGCCGGTAGAAACGACATTAGGCAGCATGGCTCAATATATTACCACTGCGGACTTTAAACACTTCCAACCGATGAATGCAAACTTTGGTCTGCTTCCGAAGCTGGAAACGAAAATTCGCAATAAAAAAGAAAAAAATGAAGCACTTGCGAACCGTGCCTTGGACGGCATCGCCAAATTTGCTGCTTCAGAAGGTCTAACCGTTCCGGAACGCGTATAA
- the fliE gene encoding flagellar hook-basal body complex protein FliE, which translates to MIQNNMFSTQGVQPLQMKSTAENKPSTPAESIQSFGTYLQNALGSVAAQETQAHEMSNQFLVGKANVDQVMIASEQALLGLQLTTQVRNKVVEAYQEIMRTQL; encoded by the coding sequence ATGATTCAGAACAATATGTTCAGCACACAAGGAGTGCAGCCGCTGCAGATGAAGAGCACTGCCGAAAATAAACCATCTACACCAGCCGAAAGCATTCAGAGCTTCGGTACATACTTACAAAATGCTTTGGGGTCTGTCGCCGCACAGGAGACCCAAGCACATGAAATGTCAAATCAATTTTTGGTAGGCAAAGCGAATGTAGATCAGGTGATGATCGCTTCGGAACAAGCTCTGCTGGGTCTGCAGCTTACCACTCAAGTGCGAAACAAAGTGGTTGAGGCTTATCAGGAGATTATGCGTACGCAGTTGTAA
- the hslU gene encoding ATP-dependent protease ATPase subunit HslU, translating to MNTQALTPRQIVAELDKYIVGQKQAKKSVAVALRNRYRRSLLPEHTQDDIVPKNILMIGPTGVGKTEIARRLAKLVGAPFVKVEATKFTEVGYVGRDVESMVRDLIETSLRMVKLERTEKVKDKAEEAANERIVHILAPSQSKSKNQRNPFEMIFGNNGSGNAAQEQEEPEPDTGVMERRRKIRFDLLSGKLEEDIIEIDVEDHTPNMMDMFAGQGNDQMGMNMQEMFGSLLPRRTKKRKLAIKEARKVLTQEEAGKLIDMDDVTQESIRRAEQTGIIFIDEIDKVASQGRGSGPDVSREGVQRDILPIVEGSTVMTKYGPVKTDYILFMAAGAFHVAKPSDLIPELQGRFPIRVELNSLSLDEFVSILTEPQNALTKQYVDLLRTENIEIEFSDEAIREIAKLAESVNQNTENIGARRLHTILEKLLEDLSFEAPELTLEHMIITPEYVREKLNDIATDRDLSQYIL from the coding sequence ATGAATACTCAAGCCTTAACACCAAGACAGATTGTTGCGGAACTGGATAAGTATATCGTAGGTCAGAAACAAGCGAAAAAATCAGTAGCAGTTGCTCTTCGGAATCGTTATCGACGCAGTCTTTTGCCAGAACATACACAGGATGATATTGTACCTAAAAACATATTGATGATTGGACCTACGGGTGTCGGTAAAACGGAAATCGCCCGTCGTCTTGCCAAACTGGTAGGGGCTCCATTTGTCAAAGTGGAAGCAACGAAGTTTACCGAAGTCGGATATGTCGGACGTGATGTCGAATCCATGGTTCGTGATTTGATTGAAACATCCCTGCGTATGGTCAAACTGGAGCGCACAGAAAAAGTGAAGGATAAGGCGGAAGAAGCGGCGAATGAACGGATTGTACATATTCTGGCTCCTTCTCAGTCCAAATCCAAAAACCAGCGTAATCCGTTTGAAATGATCTTTGGCAACAACGGCAGTGGAAATGCCGCCCAGGAACAGGAGGAGCCTGAACCGGACACAGGTGTGATGGAGCGTCGCCGCAAAATCCGATTTGATCTGCTCTCAGGCAAGCTGGAGGAAGACATCATTGAGATTGATGTAGAGGATCATACGCCTAACATGATGGATATGTTTGCGGGTCAAGGCAATGATCAAATGGGCATGAACATGCAGGAGATGTTTGGCAGTCTGCTGCCGCGCCGCACAAAGAAACGTAAACTGGCAATTAAGGAAGCGCGTAAAGTGCTTACCCAGGAAGAAGCGGGTAAATTGATTGATATGGATGATGTAACTCAGGAATCCATACGGCGTGCAGAGCAAACAGGCATTATTTTTATTGATGAGATTGACAAGGTCGCCAGTCAAGGCCGTGGAAGCGGTCCGGATGTGTCGCGTGAGGGCGTTCAGCGTGACATTCTACCCATTGTGGAAGGTTCCACGGTTATGACTAAGTACGGCCCCGTTAAAACGGATTATATTTTGTTTATGGCGGCAGGGGCGTTCCATGTGGCCAAACCTTCGGATCTGATTCCAGAGCTTCAGGGACGCTTCCCGATTCGTGTTGAGTTAAACAGCCTCAGCCTGGATGAGTTTGTATCGATCTTGACAGAACCGCAGAATGCACTGACGAAGCAGTATGTCGATCTGCTGCGTACCGAGAATATCGAGATCGAATTCTCGGATGAAGCCATTCGGGAGATCGCCAAGTTGGCTGAGTCGGTTAACCAGAATACAGAAAATATTGGGGCCCGCAGGCTGCATACCATTCTGGAGAAGCTTTTGGAAGACTTGTCTTTTGAAGCACCTGAACTTACGCTGGAGCATATGATCATTACACCGGAGTACGTACGTGAGAAGTTAAACGATATTGCAACAGATCGTGATTTAAGCCAGTATATTCTTTAA